One Leishmania major strain Friedlin complete genome, chromosome 29 DNA segment encodes these proteins:
- a CDS encoding conserved hypothetical protein (previous protein_id=AAZ09477.1), which produces MYFSPSPCLCRFRGHLVLVHKYMRVHEEKHTHMHHAQHPPPVSSAGGPLREPSGGIVIDCRSTRYHVVRAAARMVDWTVYDTDTEERPPPLFHGVSLESPERVATPPHAPQVVWVDKSVVRSRVAEVACYQRLNHYAAMNVIARKALLFRRLMQLSRLPSADSARSKRLGGGAAVDGTNGVESTLERFLALSVPASFSSLTDLGRLAAFRRELAERAGPSSEARPVFFIIKPNTGCEGRGIRLTTSPEADLTEAERRDQKRECVVQLYVDRPLLMGGRKFDLRLYVLLVAIVPRQQSRRSTATPAASCDVSTVSKSAVSESCSNSTEVPRDVQGVELYVHREGLVRVCAEPYAAPTDGNCGDASRHLTNYAVNKTSSLYVPAADDDVAEPHVDVGPSPRQSRAPVDREDSNKQSLAAFASFIESLQVPGGWPRVRRSLDECITLTILSGVEVLRRELIGAGGARGYRADGRSCFELLGFDVMLREEDLHPVLMEVNHSPSLFCDTAFDFAVKSAVLRDTFRLLETHIPPWGQHEGSPQRYEACMQGDAKAWMEQRADMLVRGAAAEPFGFRRLLPHYSAGCGTGGTERPGDGAGIDDWLPAERAAQQRMVELSRRLP; this is translated from the coding sequence ATGTacttctctccctcgccctgCCTCTGTCGCTTTCGTGGTCACCTCGTCCTTGTGCACAAGTACATGCGTGTGCACGAAGAGAAGCATACCCACATGCACCATGCGCAACACCCGCCACCTGTGTCGTCGGCTGGGGGGCCGCTGAGGGAGCCATCTGGCGGTATCGTCATTGACTGCCGAAGCACACGCTACCACGTCGTgcgtgccgcggcgcgcaTGGTCGATTGGACCGTGTATGATACTGATACTGAGGAGCGCCCACCACCCCTCTTCCATGGCGTGTCGCTCGAGTCTCCAGAGCGAGTCGCCACACCGCCGCACGCACCTCAGGTCGTGTGGGTGGACAAGAGCGTCGTGCGTTCCCGCGTGGCAGAAGTGGCGTGCTACCAGCGCCTGAACCACTACGCCGCGATGAACGTGATTGCCCGAAAGGCGCTCCTGTTTCGCCGTCTCATGCAGCTGTCGCGGCTTCCATCCGCGGACAGCGCGCGGTCGAAGCGTCTTgggggcggtgcggcggtggacGGCACGAATGGTGTCGAATCGACTCTAGAGCGGTTTCTTGCGCTGTCGGTACCAGCGAGCTTCTCCAGCCTCACGGATCTCGGCCGCTTGGCAGCATTTCGAcgggagctggcggagcgcgccGGCCCTTCCTCCGAAGCCCGCCCTGTGTTCTTCATCATCAAACCCAACACAGGGTGTGAGGGCAGGGGCATCCGTCTCACCACCTCCCCAGAGGCGGATCTGACCGAGGCTGAACGAAGGGACCAGAAGAGGGAGTGTGTCGTGCAGCTGTACGTGGATCGTCCGTTGCTGATGGGCGGCAGGAAGTTCGACTTGCGTCTTTATGTGCTGCTTGTGGCGATAGTGCCCCGGCAGCAGTCGCGCCGCTCGACAGCAACGCCTGCAGCTTCCTGTGACGTGTCAACTGTCTCCAAATCCGCAGTGAGCGAGAGCTGCAGTAACTCAACAGAGGTGCCGCGTGATGTACAAGGCGTGGAGCTGTACGTGCACCGTGAAGGTcttgtgcgcgtctgcgccgaACCCTACGCAGCGCCGACCGACGGAAACTGCGGCGATGCATCGCGGCACTTGACGAACTACGCAGTGAACAAAACATCGTCCTTGTACGTGCCagccgccgacgacgacgtcgctgAACCTCACGTCGATGTTGGCCCCTCTCCGAGGCAGTCAAGGGCACCCGTTGACCGGGAGGATAGCAACAAGCAGAGCCTCGCCGCGTTCGCCTCCTTCATCGAGTCTCTCCAAGTCCCGGGCGGGTGGCCGCGTGTGCGACGCAGCTTAGATGAGTGCATCACCCTCACCATTCTCTCTGGTGTCGAGGTGCTGCGACGTGAGCTGatcggcgctggcggcgcacgagGCTACCGTGCCGATGGTCGCAGCTGCTTCGAGCTGCTAGGGTTCGACGTgatgctgcgcgaggaggaccTGCACCCGGTCTTGATGGAGGTGAACCACTCCCCGTCGCTGTTCTGCGACACCGCCTTTGACTTTGCCGTAAAGAGTGCTGTTTTGCGCGACACCTTTCGACTGCTGGAGACGCACATACCCCCCTGGGGGCAGCATGAGGGCAGTCCGCAGAGGTACGAGGCCTGCATGCAAGGCGATGCCAAAGCATGGATGGAGCAGCGAGCGGATATGCTAGTGCGCGGGGCTGCCGCGGAACCGTTCGGGTTTCGCCGCCTACTCCCCCACTACAGTGCAGGTTGCGGCACAGGCGGCACTGAGAGGCCCGGAGACGGGGCGGGCATTGATGACTGGCTGCCAGCAGAAAGagcggcccagcagcgcaTGGTGGAGCTGTCGAGGCGATTGCCCTGA
- a CDS encoding conserved hypothetical protein (previous protein_id=AAZ09478.1), with protein MRVPHLPSVLPNMVYVGYTASLSLSGLFPAITFFSCCSSEEHDRTRLVQRNRVANGSVFDLSRLPSLPSLLFLLCASQACANLSFLDHLSHKLHASPQRQRRMPFWKNYIYTKPEVDDDDLPQAEYRLFDDEGRMIDDNVVTMAVTAWRRSSTSSKASANAKKSPPLSQKKHASLLKSVGAKLTTPVKEADLKDFSHSPSKAASHSPHASKLAARLPAESPARANSPEPQLVTSARSTPRKASPKKAPPKKISPKKSSSKQSSPKKAASRSPARARSPSPTKPKSAAKTSARRRRSRSRSNSRRKAATAPSKTPSPKWTLAALKEFAKDNSIQLKGVKTKADILGAIHGSP; from the coding sequence ATGCGCGTGCCTCATCTGCCTTCTGTGCTCCCCAACATGGTGTACGTCGGATACACCGCctcactttctctctctggccTCTTCCCCGCCATCACTTTCTTCTCCTGTTGCTCTAGCGAAGAGCACGACCGGACACGACTCGTTCAACGAAACCGCGTCGCAAACGGCAGCGTCTTTGACCTTTCtcgcctcccttcccttccctcccttctgTTTCTTCTGTGCGCCTCGCAGGCTTGCGCCAACCTTTCCTTCCTCGACCACCTCTCACACAAGCTCCACGCATCGCCTCAGCGCCAGCGGAGAATGCCGTTCTGGAAGAACTACATTTATACCAAGCCGGAGGTGGACGATGACGATTTGCCGCAGGCGGAGTACCGCTTATTCGACGATGAGGGCAGGATGATAGATGACAACGTAGTGACGATGGCCGTCACCGCGTGGCGCAGATCATCGACATCCTCGAAAGCATCTGCAAACGCGAAAAAATCTCCACCTTTGTCGCAGAAAAAGcacgcgtcgctgctgaagTCCGTCGGGGCCAAGCTGACGACTCCGGTGAAGGAGGCAGACTTGAAGGACTTTTCGCACTCTCCCAGCAAGGCCGCGTCTCACTCGCCACACGCCAGCAAGTTGGCAGCCAGATTGCCGGCCGAGTCGCCGGCCCGTGCCAACTCGCCAGAGCCGCAGCTGGTGACTtccgcgcgcagcacgccgcgcaAGGCAAGCCCGAAGAAGGCGCCGCCCAAGAAGATCTCTCCCAAGAAGTCGTCATCGAAGCAATCCTCGCCGAAGAAGGCCGCCTCCCGATCCCCGGcccgcgcgcgctctccttCGCCGACGAAGCCCAAGTCGGCAGCAAAGACGTCAGCCCGCCGTCGGCGTTCGCGCTCCCGCTCGAACTCGCGGCGCAAGGCCGCGACAGCGCCCTCGAAAACGCCGAGCCCAAAGTGGACCCTTGCCGCGTTGAAGGAGTTCGCCAAGGACAACTCGATTCAGCTGAAGGGGGTCAAGACAAAGGCTGACATCCTCGGCGCCATCCACGGCTCCCCGTAG
- a CDS encoding D-lactate dehydrogenase-like protein (previous protein_id=AAZ09479.1), whose product MNAVEEFEFEPFTARQSKYKACLDELVALNLGPKSMVTDAMTLRKFYSKDKSSHARSVPVAAVRPNSTEQVAAVVQVCAKYKVPMTPRGAGTGIEGACIPYAGGIVIDTDRLTRMDFDLDNSCVWVGAGVRKMTLNKAAAKHGFVFGPDPSSNPCVGGMVATSGSGMCTLRYGTTRENVLSLRVVTPQGTVVQTRQVVRKSSAGLELTQLYIGSEGTLGVICEVCFRLFPIQKCSSGGVGFFATTRAAVRAVVALKQQGVPHTLLRCELLNKESVAAANSYNKTNLRVSACVLLEFVCDSAGQRHIHGDYKKVAAVFKKFGAKEVRYLKDGKAMDAVWEARRSCFFSAMHAIKTKGAQSVITTDVCVPISRLAECVEATEEDFKQNSRPCLICAHISDGNFHTLVPYTDAADFKRARELEIRMVRRAVEMGGTVSGEHGVGIGKVRHVTQEHGKAHICVQETIKKALDPDNIMNPGCFYPFQQVMYPTAHL is encoded by the coding sequence ATGAACGCTGTTGAGGAGTTCGAGTTCGAGCCTTTCACCGCTCGCCAGAGCAAGTACAAGGCATGCCTTGATGAGCTGGTGGCGCTCAACTTGGGCCCCAAGTCCATGGTAACGGATGCCATGACTCTGCGCAAGTTTTACAGCAAGGACAAGTCGAGCCACGCCCGCTCCGTCCCTGTGGCGGCCGTTCGGCCGAACTCGACGGAACAGGTGGCTGCGGTGGTACAGGTGTGCGCGAAGTACAAGGTGCCCATGACACCGCGTGGTGCAGGCACGGGCATCGAGGGCGCGTGCATCCCATACGCTGGCGGCATCGTCATCGACACCGATCGTTTGACGCGGATGGACTTCGACCTCGACAactcgtgtgtgtgggtgggggctgGGGTACGAAAAATGACCCTCAACAAGGCAGCTGCCAAGCACGGCTTCGTCTTTGGCCCCGACCCGTCCTCGAACCCCTGCGTCGGTGGCATGGTGGCAacctccggcagcggcatgTGCACGCTGCGCTACGGTACCACTCGCGAGAACGTGCTGTCCTTGCGCGTCGTCACCCCGCAGGGCACCGTTGTGCAGACGCGGCAGGTGGTGCGCAAGTCATCGGCTGGGCTGGAGCTGACTCAGCTGTACATTGGTAGCGAAGGCACCCTTGGCGTCATCTGTGAGGTATGCTTTCGACTGTTTCCCATTCAGAAATGCAGCTCTGGTGGCGTGGGCTTCTTTGCCAcgacgcgcgcagcagtgcgtgcggtggtggcgctcaAGCAGCAAGGTGTCCCTCACAcactgctgcggtgcgaGCTGCTCAACAAGGAGagtgtggcggcggccaatTCGTACAACAAAACGAACCTGCGCGTGtcggcgtgcgtgctgcttgAGTTTGTCTGCGACAGTGCAGGGCAGCGCCACATCCACGGCGACTACAAGAAGGTGGCCGCGGTGTTCAAGAAGTTTGGTGCCAAGGAGGTACGCTACTTGAAAGACGGCAAGGCCATGGACGCGGTTTGGGAGGCCCGCCGTAgctgcttcttctccgcCATGCACGCGATCAAGACAAAGGGTGCTCAGAGCGTGATCACGACAGACGTCTGCGTCCCCATCAGCCGTCTGGCGGAGTGTGTCGAGGCGACAGAGGAGGACTTCAAGCAGAACAGCCGCCCGTGCCTGATCTGTGCCCATATTAGCGACGGTAACTTCCACACACTGGTCCCGTacaccgacgcggcggacTTCAAGCGTGCTCGCGAGCTGGAGATTCGCatggtgcgccgcgctgtCGAAATGGGCGGCACCGTGTCGGGCGAGCACGGCGTCGGCATTGGTAAGGTGCGCCACGTCACACAAGAGCACGGTAAGGCCCACATTTGCGTGCAGGAGACGATCAAGAAGGCGCTCGACCCCGACAACATCATGAATCCCGGCTGCTTTTACCCGTTCCAGCAGGTCATGTACCCCACCGCGCACTTATAG